The following proteins are encoded in a genomic region of Lujinxingia vulgaris:
- the arsC gene encoding arsenate reductase (glutaredoxin) (This arsenate reductase requires both glutathione and glutaredoxin to convert arsenate to arsenite, after which the efflux transporter formed by ArsA and ArsB can extrude the arsenite from the cell, providing resistance.) — MTTSTLTIWHNPRCSKSRQTLALLEERAVALTVRRYLDDPPSLAELREVLSKLNIKASDLVRKKEAVFKELGLADADDDALIEAMATHPKLIERPIVIAEDDAAIGRPPEDVLRLLS; from the coding sequence ATGACGACCTCCACACTGACCATCTGGCACAACCCGCGATGCAGCAAATCTCGCCAGACCCTGGCTCTGCTCGAAGAACGCGCCGTCGCGCTGACGGTACGCCGATACCTCGATGATCCTCCTTCTCTCGCGGAACTTCGCGAGGTGCTGAGCAAGTTGAACATCAAAGCCAGTGACCTCGTACGTAAGAAAGAAGCCGTCTTCAAAGAGCTGGGCCTGGCCGACGCCGACGACGATGCCCTGATTGAAGCGATGGCAACCCACCCGAAACTCATTGAGCGTCCGATTGTCATCGCAGAAGACGACGCCGCCATCGGTCGCCCCCCTGAAGATGTTCTTCGCCTGCTGAGCTAA
- a CDS encoding SDR family NAD(P)-dependent oxidoreductase: protein MADVFKDKVVWITGGGSGIGAALAREFGVQGARVVVSGRRMEPLEEVVAALESDGAEAIALGCDVTRVGDIESTVTAIAERFGGLDVAVANAGFSVGGRLEALNASEWRRQFDTNVTGAAMTLRYALPHLYASKGRAVVMGSVAGTLGIPGNAAYCASKFAVRGMAQALSAELAGSGVSCTLLQPGFVHSDINRVDNQNQVHEEWEDRRPAQLMWPADKAAREMLKAIASRKREAVITGHGKVATFLAYHTPGLTQTVLAKAGERLRPKHHHEE, encoded by the coding sequence ATGGCAGATGTCTTCAAAGATAAAGTCGTATGGATCACCGGAGGGGGAAGCGGTATCGGCGCGGCGCTTGCCCGGGAGTTTGGTGTCCAGGGCGCGCGCGTGGTGGTGAGTGGGCGTCGGATGGAGCCGCTGGAGGAGGTGGTCGCCGCCCTGGAGAGCGATGGAGCGGAGGCGATAGCGCTCGGATGTGACGTGACGCGGGTCGGCGATATCGAGTCGACTGTTACGGCGATTGCGGAGCGTTTCGGCGGGCTCGATGTGGCGGTGGCCAACGCGGGCTTCTCGGTGGGAGGTCGGCTCGAAGCGCTGAACGCCAGTGAATGGCGTCGTCAGTTCGATACGAACGTGACCGGCGCGGCGATGACGCTGCGTTATGCGCTGCCGCATCTGTACGCGAGCAAGGGGAGGGCGGTGGTGATGGGCAGCGTCGCCGGCACCCTGGGGATACCGGGTAACGCCGCCTACTGCGCGTCGAAGTTCGCGGTGCGGGGCATGGCGCAGGCGCTCAGTGCCGAGCTCGCTGGCAGCGGCGTGAGCTGCACGCTCTTGCAGCCGGGCTTTGTGCACAGCGACATCAACCGCGTCGACAACCAGAACCAGGTCCACGAAGAGTGGGAGGACCGGCGGCCGGCGCAGCTGATGTGGCCCGCGGATAAGGCGGCGCGGGAGATGCTCAAAGCCATCGCCTCGCGCAAGCGCGAGGCTGTCATCACCGGCCACGGAAAAGTGGCGACCTTTCTGGCCTACCACACCCCGGGGCTTACGCAGACGGTGCTGGCGAAGGCTGGCGAGCGCCTTCGCCCCAAACACCATCATGAAGAGTGA
- a CDS encoding inorganic pyrophosphatase: MSKHPEFHQFRPHPWHGLSVGENAPEVVNAYIELTPFDSVKYEIDKETGYLRVDRPQRFSSQPPTLYGFIPRTYCADRVGELSLTTDEGDLDPLDICVLSERPITRAELLVSCRVIGGLHMVDHGEADDKIVAVLENDTVWADARDIGDVPGVLIERLRHYFLTYKMVPGETTSNVQVDTIYGAEHAQKLVRAAMADYQEHFGK, from the coding sequence ATGAGCAAGCACCCCGAGTTTCACCAGTTTCGTCCCCACCCCTGGCACGGTCTCTCCGTGGGCGAAAACGCCCCCGAGGTCGTCAACGCGTACATTGAGCTGACCCCTTTTGATTCGGTCAAATACGAGATCGACAAAGAGACCGGCTACCTGCGCGTGGACCGCCCCCAGCGCTTCTCCTCGCAGCCGCCCACCCTCTACGGCTTCATCCCGCGCACCTACTGCGCCGACCGCGTCGGCGAGCTCTCCCTGACGACCGATGAGGGCGACCTCGATCCCCTCGACATCTGCGTGCTCAGCGAGCGTCCCATCACCCGCGCCGAGCTCCTGGTCAGCTGCCGGGTCATCGGTGGCCTGCACATGGTCGATCACGGTGAGGCCGACGACAAAATCGTCGCCGTTCTCGAGAACGACACCGTCTGGGCCGACGCCCGAGACATCGGCGATGTTCCCGGCGTGCTCATCGAGCGCTTGCGCCATTATTTCCTGACCTACAAGATGGTGCCTGGTGAGACGACATCCAACGTCCAGGTCGATACCATCTACGGCGCCGAACACGCCCAGAAGCTGGTGCGTGCGGCCATGGCCGACTACCAGGAACACTTTGGCAAGTAA
- a CDS encoding HAD-IG family 5'-nucleotidase → MTFGIFEAYPDVEPERGVFCNRTLNMRSIKAIGYDMDYTLVHYHVDAWEGRAYEHIKLRLLAAGWPVEDLHFDSHWVSRGLVIDLKLGNVVKANRFGYVWRAAHGTEIIPYADMREAYTRTLVDLNDHSRWVFLNTFFSISAGVMYAQLVDLLDRGVLPEVLGYADLYWRVQEVLDAAHIEGELKAEIMANPEVYVDRDPEVPLTLLDQRNAGKKLVLITNSEWAYTLFMLNYTIDPFLPDGLTWREIFDLVVVSARKPAFFSGSAPIFEVVNDEGLLKPWVGKLEEGRAYLGGSASDVEGALGMSGDEILYVGDHLFADVNVTKSVLRWRTALVMRELEQELCAIEAAAENQVEIRRMMLEKVKLEDEFSTRRLALQRLRQGYGPQTDADPEVLEAEMARIREQLVELDSKLAPLVIEDGVAFNPTWGYLMRTGNDKSHLTRQVERYADIYTSRVSNLLRYSPFMFFRAPRGSVPHDPGHP, encoded by the coding sequence ATGACTTTTGGAATCTTTGAAGCCTACCCCGACGTCGAGCCCGAGCGCGGCGTCTTCTGCAACCGCACGCTCAACATGCGCTCGATCAAAGCCATCGGCTACGACATGGACTACACCCTGGTCCATTACCACGTCGACGCCTGGGAGGGCCGCGCCTACGAGCACATCAAGCTCCGCCTCCTCGCCGCAGGCTGGCCCGTCGAAGATCTGCACTTCGACTCCCACTGGGTCAGCCGCGGTCTGGTCATCGACCTGAAGCTCGGCAACGTCGTCAAAGCCAACCGTTTCGGCTACGTCTGGCGCGCCGCCCACGGCACCGAGATCATCCCTTACGCCGACATGCGCGAGGCCTACACCCGCACTTTGGTCGATCTCAATGACCACTCCCGCTGGGTCTTTCTCAACACCTTCTTCTCCATCTCAGCGGGCGTCATGTACGCACAGCTCGTCGACCTCCTCGACCGCGGCGTGCTCCCGGAAGTGCTCGGCTACGCCGACCTCTACTGGCGCGTCCAGGAGGTCCTCGACGCGGCCCATATTGAGGGCGAGCTCAAGGCGGAGATCATGGCGAACCCCGAGGTGTATGTGGATCGCGACCCGGAGGTTCCCCTCACGCTTCTCGATCAGCGTAACGCCGGCAAGAAGCTCGTGCTGATCACCAACTCCGAGTGGGCCTACACCCTCTTCATGCTCAACTACACCATCGATCCCTTCCTCCCCGATGGTTTGACCTGGCGAGAGATCTTCGATCTGGTGGTGGTCTCCGCGCGCAAACCCGCGTTCTTCTCCGGCTCCGCTCCCATCTTCGAGGTCGTCAACGACGAGGGCCTGCTCAAACCCTGGGTGGGCAAACTTGAAGAGGGCCGCGCCTACCTCGGCGGCAGCGCCTCCGATGTCGAGGGCGCGCTCGGCATGTCCGGCGACGAGATCCTCTACGTCGGCGACCACCTCTTCGCCGACGTCAACGTCACCAAGAGCGTGCTACGCTGGCGCACAGCCCTGGTGATGCGCGAGCTCGAGCAGGAGCTCTGCGCCATTGAAGCCGCCGCCGAGAACCAGGTCGAGATCCGCCGCATGATGCTCGAGAAGGTCAAACTCGAAGATGAGTTCTCCACCCGTCGACTCGCCCTTCAGCGACTTCGCCAGGGTTACGGCCCCCAGACCGACGCCGACCCGGAGGTCCTGGAAGCTGAGATGGCCCGCATCCGGGAGCAGCTCGTCGAACTCGACAGCAAACTCGCCCCGCTGGTCATTGAAGACGGCGTCGCATTCAACCCCACCTGGGGTTACCTGATGCGTACCGGCAACGATAAGAGCCACCTCACCCGCCAGGTCGAGCGTTACGCCGACATCTACACCTCGCGCGTCTCGAACCTGCTGCGCTACTCACCCTTCATGTTCTTCCGGGCACCGCGGGGCAGCGTCCCCCACGATCCGGGACATCCCTGA